atatatatataaatgatAGCACCTCTCTTTAAAACACACATTGAGATAAAATAATGGAATGTCTCATTTTAGTTCACCTCTGCAATAGAAATCCTTTGAGGCTGCTTTCCCTGGTATAATAATAGGAATGTTGTGAAGACTTCAGTTTCTATGGACTCACCTGTCTATGCTTCAAATAggataaagagaaaaatgtatttattgtgAAAACTGTATTTTGGACTCTTTGATAACGCAACTGAAGTGCCTCCTCAAAAGGCAGAAAGGAAGTTTGCAATGTTCAACAAATCCCAGTTCCTGCTGTTGTCCACTAACCCTCAGCAAGGGATCATCTCTTTCCCTTCCAGGCTCTGCACAATTCAGTTTGGCAGCCAGTACTTAAATATCAGCATGAACTACAGCACCTCAGAGGCTTTTTGCACCCAAACGTTCAaagttttgaggtttttggtgagggggcagaggagggagaTTGAAAGCGATAGAAACAGTTAAGGAACATTTTGGTGACTTTGGAAGGGCTTGTGTCAAACTGCTCTGGCTTGACACTGGAAGGGACTGGTGCTTCTGCTGACACCGAGTTCCCTCAGTGAGCAACGCTGGTGTCCCCACAGCTGTACCTGTAGCTGACAGTACTTGCTGGGAGAGAAATATCTGGGATTCAGCAGGGTGTCAAGATGTGTGGCCAATTTCAGGCCTCCACAGTCGGAGTCAAAATACATAAACATACAAAGTCTTTCTGGTTTCTCTTTGGCTTGCTTTCTGTCCTTATTATCTTGGGTATCCTTTGGCACACCATTAAGCAATGCAATTCCACATGTGCTAAACTCCTTACATTCCTGGGGCTTTTcaaaaacccaagaggcaataTCTTATTCTGTCAGCTTCTGCTGTATTGGGCTCATTTAAGTACAGTCCTACTGTTTTCCATCCTTGTTCAGTTCTGTTGGAGGAAAATATCGAAATGCTTACCTTACACACTTTAGCTTCCCTGCAGTACAAATACCTGGATTTTAGTGAAGTACTAGTTTAACTCTGTGTCTGCTTGCAGGTATAATTTTACCTTAAGAACTGATTATTTATTAGAAGAGCAGCCATATTACCATCTGTCACAAATGTGTACTGTTACAGAACAATCAGAATACCTATGTGACCGGAGTGTGAGCCTTGGGAGTGGATCCCACAGTCTCCAGGCTGGGCACAATTCACCCAACAAGGTGTCAGGAATGGCATGATCTCTTTGTTGCCCAGCCTGTGGCCCATTCAGTGGCTTCAAGAAAACTATTCTGCCCTTCATCTTATCTTCCTCACCTGCAAAATAAACAGTGGTGATTCTTCACTTCCTTGGTATTAAGCTAggttaaaaatattcaaaaaaacTCTGTTTTGAGCTCTTTGCTGAGAAGGCACTGAAGTAATTCAGAGTTATCTAATTGGATACAGCATTGTGCTGCCAACCAAGATGTTTTCAGCTGAGCCAGTCCATTATGTTACAGAAATTCATAGGAAGATGAAACACCATGGAAAGTTAAGTATTGAAAGAATACCAAACAAAGTGACTGGATTTTCCTTTGTCTAGAGGCCATTGGGTAATGATATCGGGAACAAGAACAGAAAACAGGGGAAGTCGTGTGGGGCTTTCCCTGATCTACCTTGAGCTTCTGGTAAGCTGCAGTTCAGGGACTACCTCGAGCAATGATGTGCATTTGGACAATCATGTTTAATGAGCAGTGATGGGGACATTTTCCACAAACTTGTctaataattttgtttcttaagCTATTGACAGCATTGAGCTCTGGTTTAATAGGTGTTGTGTGAAAAGAGCACTTCCTTGTGTTTCAAACTCGCCTTCTAGCTTTGTTTGGTTCTCCCTATTATTGCTTATGCTTATAAGAAACAGTGATTCATCTCTTCCTTACATTCCCTGGCTTGCTTGTCATTTTAGATATGCCCAAGGTCATATCTTCATGGCCCCTCCTTGTTGTTCCCTTCTGTCCAGGGAGTCCCATTTGGCAGGAAAGTGCAAGTTCCAAGCCTAGAACAGCGATTTGGCAGCAATCTGTAATTTGATGTTTTTAATCAAAGCTGTGCCCTGACTGTGCTTCCAGGTTCAGGCAAGTTGTTGCGGAGTACGAACCAGAAGCGCAGGAAGTATCCCGGCTCTTCCGCTCCGTCCTGCAGGAAGCTGCTGAGAAGAtcaaagaggaggaagaggccAAGAAGCTTGCAAGGCAATGGAACACAAAGAACAGAACCAGCCTCTCCTTAACAACATTTAAATCTCGGTCCAGGATTTCCCCATTCATCAGTGACATCAAGACCATCTCAGAGGATGTGGAACGGGGCACCCAGCCCAACAGGAGGGTTTGGAGCATGCCAGAATTTAGGAACACCAAGGATTTCTGACTCTATACTAAATAAGGTTTTTAGACACTGATCTTTCAAAAATCCAGTTAACCCTTTTTTAACTCtactgtttcttcttttttccatcTCTCTTTTCCTGCCTGTCTCTGTCTTGGAAGCTGTGTCCGTAGTAACCGCTGCAGATGCCTGCAGTCTGTGACACCATTTATTACCAAACATGGTAGCTTTTCCTTTGACTCAGTAGCTATCCAGTAACCTTAAGGACAAGGCTCACTTACTATCTCGTTTTTATTACTGCTTTCTTGTGGAAAATGAATTAGTTTTGCTATGTctgttttctccctttcccctccagcctggatgTAGTTATCTATAAAAATGTTTGGCTCAAGCTACTGAGAGCTGCTGGCTCCTCCAATCTTGCTGAAAGCAAGACAGCCACCTAAATGAGTGAGGCTTGCAGGATCAGGCTTGTGAGCTAAAGCTAGTATCTGATTTGGAACTGAACTTCCTTTTCCAACTAATAGCCTTCCTCAGTGCTACAACAAACTTCACAGGTAACCTCAGCACTGCTCTTGATCCGCTTTTTTGCTGACAGTTCACAATCCAACCTGAGTAGAAACAGGCCCAAGCTTTTTGAGATTAAAGACCAATCATGTTCCACAACCACCAGTTTATGCATGTTCAAGTTTCTTGGGTACTTTCTCTTTTGTGCAGGCAGAACCCCCAGAACTTTGCACTTGCAGAGTAGATAGAAATTTATCAACCTGCTGTGTAGATAGGCAGGTGGATACCTCAGTGCTGTGTtaagtgctgctctggggcctCAGTGCTCTGTGTTGCTGAGAAGTGCTCCACCCTACACCCCAGAAATAAGTCAGAAATcaccctgctctgcagaaaTTAATGTTTATGGCCAAGCCTGAAAGAGGGCTGAAGTAGAGTGGCCATGTAAAGGGAAGGGTGAAGGGACTAAGCATTCATCTCCAGTGATGTACAGTGGCAACAGTTGAGATCATGTGAACTTTTTGCTGCTGTGAGTGACTGAAGTGGTCTGGCAGATGAAGGTTCTTCTGAGACCTtgaagagacaggaaaatgCCACTAAGGAAAAGCTGCTAAGGCCCTAACGCAGCATCAGCAGGGAGAGCTCGCACCAGCAAAGGGAACAGCAGGGCACACTGTGAAAGTCGAGTGTCCTGCAGAGAACCCAAGGGCTAGGATGCTTTGTGGTGACCAACGGGAGATGGGGAACGAAGAGAGGGATTTGCTTGGATGACTGGCTTTTTGGGAATCATCTTAGTGGGGTATAGCCTCCTGGAGGACCCTGTAGCTTTGTTGTTCTTTTGTCCGTTTCCAGCTATTTTTCCCTGGGGATCTTTGCAACAGCATGTGGGTTCTACAGCCAAGATTAAAACCctctgaagctgtgccagctctgggaagAATTCCAGTACATTAAATCTATCCTAGACTAGAAATGTGCAGCTTCTTCCAGAGATAGAGGAAGGCATCATAAAACAAAGGTTGAGATCAACCCCCTAAGAGCTCTCTGAGACTGGGATTCTGACTCTTCCTCTCTCCCCTCTGGGCTATGTAAGATTGAAGATAAGGCTTTCTTAGTAGCACCAGGCTGCAGTTTCTATCCCTTGGTAAACATTGCTCCCAGCAACCCTGCTAGGGAGAGAAAGCAGCTCACTTTTAATCAAAAAGTCAGGGCTTCCAAATACAGCATCCAGTTTGAGACAGGCTATTCCAAGTTTAGGTCAATGAGGGAGAGTTTAAAGCCTTCTGACAATCAGCTTAGTATTTTTCAGCCATATGTCCTTGTGAAGTAACGTGACTGCATACATGAAGTAAAAACCAAGGCTAGATATACTTAGCATAACCTTAGCTGTCTAGAAGATGTAGGATCTCTAGCAAGGGGTCACCACAATTTGCAGAAACAATTCTTGTTTGGAAAAGAGTCAGccatatttttttatatatttgcaAGCCACTGTATGGTACTGAAGACTGAGATGAGTTCATGAAT
The genomic region above belongs to Passer domesticus isolate bPasDom1 chromosome 3, bPasDom1.hap1, whole genome shotgun sequence and contains:
- the RD3 gene encoding protein RD3, with translation MSLASWFRWNEPPNRISQRNPTEMVVETLMMELSWQIKQAEKQQRERENEYRKIKTGVDYGWLVSYPKQSYDISPGERLQLEDMCTKIHPSYCGPVILRFRQVVAEYEPEAQEVSRLFRSVLQEAAEKIKEEEEAKKLARQWNTKNRTSLSLTTFKSRSRISPFISDIKTISEDVERGTQPNRRVWSMPEFRNTKDF